A stretch of the Asticcacaulis sp. ZE23SCel15 genome encodes the following:
- a CDS encoding VOC family protein has protein sequence MTTVKRLDHINIQTRDMAGTIAFYHDLLGLEARVAPERDPSLRQWLYDTGDRAIIHLNLFGTDNTIPREVVPGDPTGAIHHVAFECEGYDDMIERLTTRSLNYATNEVKPINLRQIFVADPNNVLLELNFRST, from the coding sequence ATGACCACCGTCAAACGCCTTGATCATATCAATATCCAGACCCGCGATATGGCGGGTACGATTGCGTTTTATCATGACCTTTTGGGGCTGGAAGCGCGGGTGGCACCTGAGCGTGATCCGTCCCTGCGGCAATGGCTGTACGACACCGGCGACCGCGCCATCATCCACCTCAACCTGTTTGGCACCGACAACACCATCCCGCGCGAGGTCGTGCCCGGCGATCCAACCGGCGCCATCCACCATGTCGCCTTTGAGTGCGAAGGCTATGACGACATGATTGAGCGACTAACCACGCGCAGCCTTAACTATGCCACCAACGAAGTCAAACCGATTAATCTGCGTCAGATATTTGTCGCTGACCCTAACAACGTCTTGCTGGAGCTTAATTTCCGCAGCACATAA
- a CDS encoding methyl-accepting chemotaxis protein, translating to MLSRLTIRARVIAAFAIVLLSTAALGIFSINRLDSVNKAVDDLGSNWLPTANQLGDMSQTFELLRLRQSQLLTTTGEQQQEIFGNVDKSSKDLDKVYADYVPMIANPDEKVHADKIEAELKTYQANSGQYIAMVKSGDLAGAQSFFLGEMQDQGRTFREAIRADRTYQVEAGGKAAADAIADGKQASMLILIALGITAAVSVAIGFVMIRTISAPIGKMADTMRTLSGGNTEVKIPNLGEPNEIGNMAAAVEVFKDGMIRTRALEAEAIKAREDSEYQRKQAMRELADQFEGAVGGIVEMVSAAATEMQATAQQLTSSAQEFAAQATSVSAAAEEAGTNVTSVAGSAEELGASVAEISRQVDHSLTKAREAVTEADTTMAIVYELSEAATKITGIVDIISAIAQQTNLLALNATIELARAGEAGRGFAVVASEVKTLAQQTAKATEEINQQIAAIQGTTKQAVTAIESISATIREVNDLSTTISAAVEQQGAATNEIVQAVNQASMGTTEVTVNITGVARMAEETGAGASQVLSASSELAEQAEQLRHQVSAFLARVRAA from the coding sequence ATGCTTAGCCGTCTTACCATTCGCGCGCGTGTTATCGCCGCCTTCGCCATCGTCCTTTTAAGCACCGCTGCCTTGGGGATTTTCTCGATCAACCGCCTGGACAGTGTCAATAAGGCCGTTGATGATCTGGGGTCAAACTGGCTGCCGACCGCCAATCAGCTTGGCGATATGTCCCAGACCTTTGAGCTTTTGCGCCTGCGTCAATCCCAGCTTTTGACCACGACCGGTGAGCAGCAACAGGAAATTTTCGGTAACGTCGACAAGTCGTCCAAGGATCTGGATAAGGTCTATGCCGACTACGTTCCCATGATTGCCAATCCGGATGAAAAAGTTCACGCTGATAAGATCGAAGCCGAACTAAAAACCTATCAGGCCAATAGCGGACAATATATCGCCATGGTCAAATCCGGCGATCTGGCGGGTGCGCAGAGCTTCTTCCTCGGCGAAATGCAGGACCAAGGCCGCACCTTCCGCGAAGCCATTCGTGCCGACCGAACCTATCAAGTCGAAGCGGGCGGCAAGGCCGCAGCCGATGCTATAGCCGACGGCAAGCAGGCCTCGATGCTGATCCTGATCGCTCTGGGCATCACCGCCGCTGTGTCGGTCGCCATCGGTTTCGTTATGATCCGCACTATTTCCGCCCCGATCGGTAAAATGGCCGACACCATGCGCACCCTCTCAGGCGGCAATACCGAAGTTAAGATTCCGAACTTGGGTGAACCCAACGAAATCGGTAACATGGCCGCCGCCGTCGAAGTCTTTAAGGACGGTATGATCCGCACCCGCGCTCTTGAAGCCGAAGCCATCAAGGCCCGCGAAGACTCCGAATATCAGCGCAAGCAAGCCATGCGCGAACTGGCCGATCAATTCGAAGGTGCCGTCGGTGGCATAGTCGAAATGGTCTCCGCCGCCGCCACTGAAATGCAGGCAACCGCCCAGCAACTGACGTCATCGGCGCAGGAATTTGCGGCCCAGGCAACCTCCGTGTCCGCCGCCGCCGAAGAAGCCGGCACCAACGTGACTTCGGTTGCAGGTTCGGCCGAAGAACTGGGCGCCAGCGTCGCAGAAATCAGCCGTCAGGTCGATCACTCGCTCACCAAGGCGCGTGAAGCGGTGACTGAAGCCGACACGACCATGGCCATCGTCTATGAACTGTCGGAAGCCGCCACCAAGATCACCGGCATCGTCGACATCATTTCCGCCATCGCTCAGCAAACCAATCTGCTGGCCCTCAACGCCACCATCGAATTGGCCCGTGCCGGTGAGGCGGGCCGTGGCTTTGCCGTTGTGGCGTCGGAAGTCAAAACCCTGGCGCAGCAAACCGCCAAGGCCACCGAAGAAATCAACCAGCAGATCGCCGCCATTCAGGGCACCACCAAGCAGGCCGTGACGGCGATCGAAAGCATTTCGGCTACCATCCGCGAAGTCAACGACTTGTCGACCACCATCTCGGCTGCCGTTGAGCAACAGGGGGCTGCCACCAATGAGATCGTTCAGGCCGTCAATCAGGCGTCGATGGGCACCACCGAAGTGACCGTCAACATCACCGGTGTGGCCCGTATGGCCGAAGAAACCGGCGCCGGTGCGTCTCAGGTGTTGAGCGCGTCATCGGAACTGGCAGAGCAAGCTGAACAGCTTCGCCATCAGGTCAGCGCGTTCCTCGCCAGAGTACGTGCGGCTTAA
- the polA gene encoding DNA polymerase I, whose translation MSRKCLVLVDGSGYIFRAYHGLPPLTRKSDGLPVGAVSGFCNMLYKLIKENRGDGGPSHLAVIFDAGSKTFRNDLYEAYKAHRPPAPEDLIPQFPLIREATIAFGVPSVELAGFEADDLIATYARMAVEQDFDVTIVSSDKDLMQLVNDRVTMLEPVKAVSIGREQVYEKFGVPPELVVDAQALIGDTADNVPGAPGIGVKTAAQLLAEYGNLDALLARAHEIKQPKRREALTDFRDQILLSRELVKLRDDVPPPFDIDSFALKDPNADDLIPFLTRMEFVSLARRMGGAITAMEEARLDAAKTPSAPISRPLYGNIGEKPVTSVIEPFNHEAYACVQDIDILKTYVARAQKLGYVAVDTETDDLSATHSGLVGVSLSLGANDACYIPLAHESDDGLAFGDALQQIPMAEAIAVLKPLLEDPSVLKIGQNIKYDLSVLKRHGINVAPYDDTMLISYVLEGGLHGHGMDTLSELHLGHTPITFKQVAGTGKAAKSFKYVGLTEATKYAAEDADVTLRLWRLLKPRLQENGLLTVYETLERKMPTVLSDMELTGIRIDPQVLRGLSQDFGVRMGALEQEAHSVVGRPFNLNSPKQLGEIFFDELKLPGGKRTASGTWATDVKVLEDLAEQGIPLAKILMDYRQLAKLKGTYTDTLHQVADPKTDRVHTSFHLASTTTGRLSSNEPNLQNIPIRTGEGRKIRTAFIAKPGHRLISADYSQIELRLLAHIGDIGQLKKAFSDGIDIHSLTASEMFGVPLSEMTSEIRRRAKAINFGIIYGISAFGLANQLAIPNDEAGRYIKTYFERFPGIKAYMDATKAFVKDHAYVTTIMGRKIHIPDIHAKAGGQRQFAERAAINAPIQGTAADIIRRAMIKMPGALVAAGFKTKMLLQVHDELIFEAPDDEVEAVMPLIVSVMEKAPLPAAEISVPLVVEAKAALNWDEAH comes from the coding sequence ATGAGCAGGAAATGTCTGGTTCTGGTGGATGGCTCCGGCTACATTTTCCGTGCCTATCACGGCTTGCCGCCGCTGACGCGTAAATCCGACGGGCTGCCGGTCGGGGCCGTCTCCGGCTTTTGCAACATGCTTTATAAGCTGATCAAGGAAAACCGCGGCGATGGCGGACCGTCGCATCTGGCGGTTATTTTCGATGCCGGCTCAAAGACCTTTCGCAACGATCTTTATGAAGCCTATAAGGCCCATCGCCCCCCCGCCCCCGAAGACCTGATCCCGCAGTTCCCGCTAATCCGTGAGGCGACCATCGCCTTTGGGGTGCCCAGTGTCGAACTGGCCGGATTTGAGGCCGACGATCTGATCGCCACCTATGCCCGGATGGCAGTCGAGCAGGACTTTGATGTCACCATAGTATCCTCCGACAAAGACCTGATGCAGTTGGTCAATGACCGCGTGACTATGCTGGAGCCGGTCAAGGCGGTCTCCATCGGCCGTGAACAGGTCTATGAGAAATTTGGCGTGCCGCCGGAACTGGTGGTCGATGCGCAGGCCTTGATTGGCGATACCGCTGACAATGTGCCGGGGGCACCGGGGATTGGCGTCAAGACCGCCGCGCAGTTACTGGCCGAATATGGCAACCTTGACGCCCTGCTGGCCCGCGCCCATGAGATCAAGCAGCCCAAACGCCGGGAGGCCCTGACCGATTTCCGTGATCAGATTTTGCTGTCGCGCGAACTGGTCAAACTGCGCGATGATGTGCCGCCACCGTTTGATATTGATAGTTTTGCGCTCAAAGACCCCAACGCCGATGATTTGATTCCGTTTCTGACGCGGATGGAGTTTGTCTCACTGGCCCGGCGCATGGGTGGCGCTATCACGGCGATGGAGGAGGCGCGTCTGGATGCCGCCAAAACCCCGTCCGCGCCCATTTCACGCCCGCTTTACGGCAATATCGGTGAGAAGCCGGTCACCAGCGTCATTGAGCCGTTTAATCACGAGGCTTATGCCTGCGTGCAGGATATCGACATCCTTAAAACCTATGTCGCGCGCGCGCAAAAGCTTGGTTATGTCGCCGTCGATACCGAAACCGACGATCTGTCGGCCACCCATTCGGGGCTTGTCGGTGTGTCCTTAAGCCTTGGCGCCAATGATGCCTGCTATATTCCGCTGGCCCATGAAAGCGATGACGGGCTGGCCTTTGGTGACGCCCTTCAGCAGATTCCGATGGCCGAGGCTATTGCGGTCCTGAAACCGCTGCTGGAAGATCCGTCGGTGCTGAAAATCGGCCAGAACATCAAATATGACCTGAGCGTTCTGAAACGCCACGGCATTAATGTCGCGCCCTATGACGACACCATGCTGATTTCCTATGTGCTTGAGGGCGGGCTGCATGGTCACGGCATGGATACACTGTCGGAACTGCATCTGGGCCATACCCCGATCACTTTTAAGCAGGTGGCGGGCACCGGAAAGGCGGCCAAGAGCTTTAAATATGTCGGCCTGACTGAGGCCACCAAATATGCCGCCGAAGACGCCGATGTCACCTTACGGCTATGGCGATTGTTGAAACCGCGCCTTCAGGAAAACGGTTTGCTGACGGTCTATGAGACGCTGGAACGCAAGATGCCGACCGTGCTGTCGGACATGGAACTGACCGGCATCCGCATCGACCCGCAGGTTTTGCGCGGTCTGTCGCAGGATTTCGGCGTGCGTATGGGCGCGCTGGAGCAGGAAGCCCATTCTGTTGTCGGACGACCGTTTAACCTCAATTCCCCCAAGCAACTGGGTGAGATTTTCTTTGATGAACTGAAACTGCCCGGTGGCAAACGCACCGCGTCGGGCACCTGGGCAACCGATGTTAAGGTGCTGGAGGATCTGGCCGAACAGGGTATTCCGCTGGCCAAAATCCTGATGGATTATCGCCAACTGGCCAAACTCAAAGGCACCTATACCGACACCCTGCATCAGGTCGCCGATCCGAAAACCGACCGGGTTCATACCTCGTTCCATCTGGCCTCGACCACCACCGGGCGGCTGTCGTCCAATGAACCGAACCTGCAAAACATCCCGATCCGCACCGGTGAAGGCCGCAAAATCAGAACCGCCTTTATCGCCAAGCCGGGGCATCGTTTGATCAGCGCCGACTATTCGCAGATTGAGCTGCGCCTGCTGGCGCACATCGGCGATATCGGCCAGCTTAAAAAAGCCTTTTCGGACGGTATCGATATTCACTCACTGACCGCGTCTGAAATGTTCGGCGTCCCGCTCAGCGAGATGACGTCTGAAATCCGCAGGCGCGCCAAGGCGATCAATTTTGGCATTATCTACGGCATTTCAGCCTTTGGTCTGGCCAACCAGTTGGCGATCCCCAACGATGAGGCCGGCCGTTACATCAAGACCTATTTCGAGCGCTTCCCCGGCATCAAGGCCTATATGGACGCCACCAAAGCGTTTGTGAAAGACCATGCCTATGTGACCACCATTATGGGCCGGAAAATCCACATCCCCGACATCCACGCCAAGGCGGGCGGCCAGCGGCAGTTTGCGGAACGCGCCGCCATCAATGCGCCGATCCAAGGCACCGCTGCCGACATCATCCGCCGCGCTATGATCAAAATGCCGGGGGCCTTGGTTGCGGCGGGTTTCAAGACCAAAATGCTACTGCAGGTTCACGACGAACTGATCTTTGAAGCCCCCGATGATGAGGTCGAGGCCGTCATGCCGCTGATTGTCTCGGTGATGGAAAAAGCGCCTTTGCCCGCCGCTGAAATCAGCGTCCCCTTGGTTGTGGAAGCCAAAGCCGCGCTCAACTGGGATGAGGCGCATTAG
- a CDS encoding response regulator transcription factor produces the protein MAKITLVDDDENIVTSVSLALESGGHTITAYYDGASGLAALEKDPPDLAILDVKMPRMDGMEVLRRLRATSNLPVIILTSKDDEIDELLGFNLGADDYMHKPFSQRLLLERVKAVLRRAGIVEQGEAPEVTEALNAKSLKRGKLVMDAARHECTWEGKPVRLTVTEFLLLHALAQRPGFVKSRDNLMDAAYDDQVYVDDRTIDSHVKRMRKKFRQVDDEFDSIETLYGVGYRYKEA, from the coding sequence ATGGCGAAGATCACTTTGGTGGATGATGACGAGAACATCGTAACGTCCGTATCTTTGGCACTGGAAAGCGGCGGCCACACGATCACCGCCTATTATGACGGCGCTTCGGGTCTGGCAGCCCTTGAAAAAGACCCGCCCGATCTGGCGATTCTGGATGTGAAAATGCCGCGCATGGACGGCATGGAAGTCCTGCGCCGCCTGCGCGCCACCTCCAACCTGCCGGTCATCATCCTGACCTCCAAGGACGATGAAATCGATGAACTGCTGGGCTTTAACCTTGGTGCCGACGACTATATGCATAAGCCCTTCTCCCAGCGCTTGCTGCTGGAGCGGGTCAAGGCCGTCCTGCGTCGTGCAGGCATTGTCGAGCAGGGCGAAGCCCCGGAAGTCACCGAAGCGCTCAATGCCAAGTCGCTGAAACGCGGTAAGCTGGTTATGGACGCCGCCCGCCATGAATGTACCTGGGAAGGCAAGCCCGTGCGCCTGACGGTGACCGAGTTCCTGTTGCTGCATGCTCTGGCTCAGCGTCCAGGCTTTGTCAAAAGCCGTGACAACCTCATGGATGCCGCCTATGACGATCAGGTATATGTCGATGACCGCACCATCGACAGCCACGTTAAGCGTATGCGCAAAAAGTTCCGGCAGGTCGATGATGAGTTTGATTCGATTGAAACCCTGTACGGCGTCGGCTACCGCTACAAGGAAGCTTAA
- a CDS encoding HPr family phosphocarrier protein translates to MSVAHAEVEICNEKGLHARASAKFVKLAATFNAQIYVLRDDHRVDAQSIMGLLMLGAGKGSHIGIEAEGPQAADAVQALVDLVSDRFGEEI, encoded by the coding sequence ATGAGCGTCGCACACGCCGAAGTCGAAATCTGCAACGAAAAAGGGCTGCACGCGCGCGCATCAGCCAAGTTCGTCAAGCTGGCCGCCACCTTCAATGCCCAGATCTATGTCCTGCGCGACGACCACCGCGTCGATGCTCAGTCGATCATGGGCCTTCTGATGCTGGGCGCCGGGAAGGGTAGCCATATCGGTATCGAAGCCGAAGGCCCGCAGGCCGCAGATGCCGTTCAGGCGCTGGTCGATCTGGTCTCTGATCGTTTCGGAGAAGAGATCTGA
- a CDS encoding cell wall metabolism sensor histidine kinase WalK yields the protein MPNRFKFTFGNSRLSRLVLGLNLLGLLVLVVGALALNEFRQGLVENRKESLTAQADTMAEIIAVVATVGDPQPYLEASSAHLALSRFIPKGQRARLFNGEGELLSDSYVVSESVDVRPLPPARDRGDAVPDRSAQTASLEKAQAALSDEVKLALGGTQVTSVRLNESGKKVVSVSIPIRRVKMVLGVLTLEAGDVDAIVAAQRLAMMPFILVAVGVSLFSAMLINWWVSRPIQRLSAAADSVRMEKIRAISLPDLEDRKDEIGTLARSLESMTDTLSKRMDAIDRFAADVSHEIKNPLTSIRSALETLNLVKDDSAKTRLMNVINQDVHRLDRLITDISNASRLDAELSRDTPKPVDIGALMEDIVSLYAPSDETSVKVTFNRSITPSSSRVIGREGPLGQVFRNLIDNARSFSPESGTVHIQLGHSDRDQALPLQITIDDNGPGIPEENLETIFERFYTSRPKGTSFGRNSGLGLSISRQIIEAHHGRIWAENRKDEHGNLIGARFTVALPNTYGAL from the coding sequence ATGCCAAACCGGTTCAAATTCACCTTTGGCAATTCACGCCTCAGCCGGCTGGTTCTGGGGCTGAATTTGCTTGGGCTGCTGGTGTTGGTGGTGGGCGCGCTGGCGCTGAACGAATTCCGGCAAGGTCTGGTCGAAAACCGTAAAGAGTCTCTGACGGCGCAGGCCGACACTATGGCCGAAATCATCGCCGTGGTGGCGACGGTTGGCGATCCCCAACCCTATCTGGAGGCCTCCAGCGCGCATTTGGCCCTGAGCCGCTTTATCCCCAAGGGCCAGCGCGCCCGCCTGTTCAATGGCGAAGGCGAACTCCTGTCGGACAGCTACGTGGTTTCAGAAAGCGTGGATGTCCGGCCCTTGCCCCCAGCCCGCGACCGTGGTGACGCGGTGCCTGACCGCTCTGCTCAGACCGCCAGTCTTGAAAAAGCGCAGGCCGCACTGAGCGATGAGGTCAAGCTGGCCCTCGGCGGCACACAGGTCACCTCGGTGCGCCTCAACGAAAGCGGCAAAAAGGTCGTGTCGGTGTCGATCCCGATCCGCCGGGTTAAGATGGTTTTGGGCGTACTCACGCTGGAAGCCGGGGACGTTGACGCCATCGTCGCGGCCCAGCGTCTGGCCATGATGCCGTTCATTCTAGTTGCGGTGGGGGTCAGTTTGTTTTCAGCCATGCTGATCAACTGGTGGGTCAGCCGTCCGATTCAGCGCCTGTCCGCTGCCGCCGACAGCGTGCGGATGGAAAAGATCCGCGCTATTTCCCTACCCGACCTCGAAGATCGAAAAGACGAAATCGGCACCCTGGCGCGATCTCTGGAATCCATGACCGACACCTTATCCAAACGCATGGATGCGATTGACCGCTTTGCCGCTGATGTATCCCACGAGATTAAGAACCCGCTAACCTCGATCCGATCGGCCCTTGAGACCCTTAATCTGGTTAAGGACGACAGCGCCAAGACGAGGCTGATGAATGTTATTAATCAGGATGTTCATCGCCTTGACCGGCTGATCACGGATATTTCTAACGCCTCACGCCTTGACGCCGAGCTATCGCGCGATACGCCTAAGCCTGTCGACATCGGTGCTCTGATGGAAGATATCGTCTCACTCTACGCGCCCTCAGATGAAACGTCGGTTAAGGTGACCTTTAATCGCTCGATCACACCATCATCGTCCCGCGTCATTGGTCGTGAAGGCCCATTGGGGCAGGTATTTCGCAATCTGATCGACAATGCCCGCTCCTTCAGCCCCGAAAGTGGTACGGTCCACATCCAGTTGGGCCATTCCGACCGCGATCAGGCTCTGCCGCTACAGATCACCATTGATGATAATGGCCCCGGCATACCTGAAGAAAATCTGGAAACTATTTTCGAGCGCTTTTACACCTCCCGTCCCAAGGGCACCAGCTTTGGCCGTAATTCGGGCCTTGGCCTGTCGATTTCACGCCAGATCATTGAGGCGCATCACGGGCGCATCTGGGCCGAAAACCGCAAGGATGAGCACGGCAACCTCATCGGGGCACGCTTTACCGTCGCCCTGCCGAACACCTATGGTGCCCTGTGA
- a CDS encoding PTS sugar transporter subunit IIA, giving the protein MIGLVIVTHGRLAEEFISAMEHVVGPQSAVTAICIGPEDDMARRRQDILEATFANDLGDGVILLTDMFGGTPSNLAISVMEQTKAEVIAGINLPMLIKLASLRKNEPLSTCVLHAQEAGRKYITVASYVLSGES; this is encoded by the coding sequence ATGATCGGGCTTGTGATCGTAACCCACGGCAGGCTGGCGGAAGAGTTCATTTCCGCCATGGAACATGTAGTGGGTCCACAAAGTGCCGTCACGGCGATCTGTATCGGTCCTGAAGACGATATGGCCCGCAGGCGTCAGGATATTTTAGAGGCGACCTTTGCCAATGATCTGGGTGACGGCGTTATCCTGCTGACCGATATGTTCGGCGGCACCCCGTCCAATCTGGCCATCTCCGTAATGGAGCAAACCAAGGCCGAGGTCATTGCCGGGATCAACCTGCCCATGCTGATCAAACTGGCCTCTTTGCGTAAGAATGAGCCCCTGTCGACCTGCGTGCTCCATGCCCAGGAAGCCGGTCGCAAATATATTACCGTGGCCTCTTACGTCCTGTCGGGTGAAAGCTGA
- a CDS encoding HPr kinase/phosphorylase, with product MSKLIVHATSISCLIGGTWHGVLISGPSGVGKSDLALRALSKGCALISDDYSVLWRSGDHLYAGAPDTIKGRIEVRGVGITTLRTRHFSRISLTVHCQNSAVERLPEPEFSDILGLKIPTLRLNPREASSVAKLLISLTQTVSAPSIRLD from the coding sequence GTGAGTAAGCTGATCGTGCATGCCACCTCCATAAGTTGCCTGATCGGCGGCACATGGCATGGCGTACTGATCAGCGGCCCGTCGGGTGTGGGCAAGAGCGATCTGGCCCTGCGCGCCTTATCTAAAGGGTGCGCCCTGATCAGCGACGACTATTCGGTGCTGTGGCGCTCAGGCGACCACCTCTATGCCGGAGCGCCCGACACCATCAAAGGCCGGATCGAAGTGCGCGGCGTCGGCATCACCACCTTGCGAACCCGCCATTTCAGCCGCATCAGCCTTACGGTGCACTGCCAAAATTCAGCGGTTGAACGCCTGCCTGAACCGGAGTTTAGCGACATACTTGGCCTGAAAATTCCGACCTTGAGACTTAACCCAAGGGAAGCGTCAAGTGTGGCCAAACTGCTTATATCCCTGACACAAACCGTCAGCGCACCCTCAATTCGCTTGGATTAG
- a CDS encoding zinc-finger domain-containing protein, with amino-acid sequence MTLIKAPTPPKVFYDMSTTQPPEVIYVDSHKVGCNGGGGALGHPMVYLELGQDGEVECGYCDRKFVHKDHAHDYADPSPRPEEH; translated from the coding sequence ATGACCTTGATTAAGGCCCCCACCCCGCCAAAGGTATTTTACGACATGAGCACGACCCAGCCCCCCGAAGTCATCTATGTGGACAGCCACAAGGTCGGATGTAATGGCGGCGGCGGCGCGCTGGGTCACCCGATGGTTTATCTGGAACTTGGCCAGGACGGCGAAGTTGAGTGCGGCTATTGCGACCGCAAATTCGTCCATAAGGATCACGCACACGACTATGCAGATCCATCGCCTCGTCCTGAAGAGCATTAG
- a CDS encoding VOC family protein, producing MRYLHTMVRVKNLEASLEFYCKGLGLYEVRRHESAQGRFTLVFLAAPADKATAEINGGDRAAPHVELTYNWPDENGKVEDYTGGRNFGHLAYEVDDIYATCQHLMDMGVIINRPPRDGNMAFVRSPDNISIELLQKGPPKAPAEPWASMPNIGSW from the coding sequence ATGCGATACCTACATACCATGGTGCGCGTCAAAAACCTTGAGGCGTCGCTGGAGTTTTACTGCAAGGGCTTAGGCCTCTACGAAGTCCGCCGCCATGAGAGTGCGCAGGGCCGGTTTACACTAGTGTTTCTGGCCGCACCTGCCGACAAGGCGACCGCTGAGATTAATGGCGGCGACCGCGCCGCACCCCATGTCGAGTTGACCTATAACTGGCCGGATGAGAACGGTAAGGTTGAGGATTACACCGGCGGGCGTAATTTCGGCCACCTGGCCTATGAGGTCGATGATATCTATGCGACCTGCCAGCACTTGATGGATATGGGCGTGATCATCAACCGCCCGCCGCGCGACGGTAATATGGCCTTTGTGCGCTCACCCGATAATATCAGCATTGAATTGCTGCAAAAGGGCCCGCCCAAGGCCCCTGCCGAACCGTGGGCCTCCATGCCTAACATCGGAAGTTGGTGA